The following nucleotide sequence is from Streptomyces bathyalis.
AGGAGATGGGCGGTGTGGAGATCGCGTTCGTGGAGGGCTACATCGCGATGCGCAACGGCCGCACACCCGAGATCCCGGCGGTCATCTTCTCGCCGGGGGAGTGGAACGCGTTCGTGCTCGGTGCGCGCAACGGGCGCTTCGACCTCACCTGACACTTGCGCTTCGGCGGGGCTCAACTGCCGCAGGGATGCAGGCAGTCGAC
It contains:
- a CDS encoding DUF397 domain-containing protein — its product is MSETGGAHVAERTTTSTATRPDLDLTNARWQSGTQEMGGVEIAFVEGYIAMRNGRTPEIPAVIFSPGEWNAFVLGARNGRFDLT